A stretch of Macadamia integrifolia cultivar HAES 741 chromosome 7, SCU_Mint_v3, whole genome shotgun sequence DNA encodes these proteins:
- the LOC122084872 gene encoding uncharacterized protein LOC122084872: MAPSPFHPKASRHARSISLPSRSHPLNFQVQEQLHRVRASEATSSSISCNLGGGLKDLYDSVTDLLHLPLTQQTLAQERGEKWVDEVLDGSLRSLDVCGTAQDVLSQMKECVTELQSSLRRIRGESGLANAVEAYNMCRKKVTKMISKCFGDLKKVKKQRAFSSLLDKNHDIVAMVNVLREVEAITFSMFESLLLFVSGQKAMQRPSGWSLVFKLINKKSVAVEEEMEGCEFEKVDAILSAFLGHKTHKGLELRYVEAQKRLETLELSIRDLEDGLECVFRSLIKTRVTFLNILNH; this comes from the coding sequence ATGGCCCCCTCTCCTTTCCATCCTAAAGCTTCTCGTCATGCACGTTCCATCAGTTTGCCATCCAGATCTCATCCTCTTAACTTTCAAGTTCAGGAACAGTTGCACAGGGTAAGGGCTTCAGAAGCCACCTCATCATCAATATCTTGCAACTTGGGTGGTGGACTGAAAGATTTATATGACAGCGTCACTGATTTGCTTCATTTGCCACTAACCCAACAAACATTAGCCCAAGAACGAGGAGAGAAATGGGTTGATGAGGTGTTGGATGGATCTCTCAGGTCACTGGATGTGTGTGGTACAGCACAGGATGTTCTTTCACAGATGAAAGAATGTGTGACAGAGCTCCAATCTTCCCTCCGTAGAATAAGAGGGGAATCTGGTCTAGCAAACGCAGTTGAAGCATATAACATGTGCAGAAAGAAGGTGACTAAGATGATCAGCAAGTGCTTCGGAGATctaaagaaagtaaagaagcagCGTGCATTTTCCTCTCTCTTAGACAAAAACCACGACATTGTGGCCATGGTTAATGTGCTAAGAGAAGTGGAAGCAATTACTTTCTCCATGTTCGAGTCTCTGCTATTGTTCGTATCTGGGCAAAAGGCAATGCAGAGGCCTAGTGGTTGGTCTTTGGTTTTCAAATTGATAAACAAGAAAAGTGTGGCAGTTGAGGAAGAAATGGAGGGATGTGAATTTGAGAAGGTGGATGCCATATTGAGCGCCTTCCTTGGCCACAAGACACATAAAGGCCTTGAATTGAGGTATGTAGAAGCACAGAAGAGATTGGAGACATTGGAGTTGAGCATCAGGGATCTTGAGGATGGATTGGAATGCGTCTTCCGGAGCTTGATCAAAACCAGGGTCACCTTCCTCAACATCCTCAACCACTAG
- the LOC122084873 gene encoding uncharacterized protein LOC122084873 — protein sequence MAPSPFHPKACRHARSISFPSRSHPLTFQVQEQLHRVRASEATSSSVSCNLGGLKDLYDSVTDLLHLPLTQQTLAQERGEKWVNEVLDGSLRSLDVCGTAADVLSQMKECVTELQSSLRRIRGESGLANQVEAYKMYRKKVTKVINKCLGDLRKVQKRHSFSSLLDKNHDIVAMISVLREVEAITLSMLESLLLIVSRSKVMQRPNGWSIVSNLINKKRVAEDEEEMERSELEKVDVILGALLGHRSHKSLEFKQVEAQKQLETLELSIRDLEDGLECVFRSLIKTRVTLLNILNH from the coding sequence ATGGCTCCCTCTCCTTTCCATCCCAAAGCTTGTCGTCATGCACGTTCCATCAGTTTTCCATCCAGATCTCATCCTCTTACCTTTCAAGTTCAGGAGCAGTTGCACAGGGTAAGGGCTTCAGAAGCCACTTCATCATCAGTATCTTGCAACTTGGGTGGCCTGAAAGATTTATATGACAGCGTCACTGATTTGCTTCATTTGCCACTAACCCAACAAACATTAGCCCAAGAACGAGGAGAGAAATGGGTTAATGAGGTGTTGGATGGATCTCTCAGGTCTCTGGATGTGTGTGGTACAGCAGCAGATGTTCTTTCACAGATGAAAGAATGCGTGACAGAGCTTCAATCTTCTCTCCGAAGAATAAGAGGCGAATCTGGTCTAGCAAATCAAGTTGAAGCATATAAGATGTACAGGAAGAAGGTGACTAAGGTGATCAACAAGTGCCTTGGAGATCTAAGGAAAGTACAGAAGCGACattcattttcctctctcttaGACAAAAACCACGACATTGTGGCCATGATTAGTGTGCTAAGAGAAGTGGAAGCAATCACCCTCTCCATGTTGGAATCCCTGTTGTTGATTGTATCTAGATCGAAGGTGATGCAGAGGCCTAATGGCTGGTCTATTGTTTCCAACTTGATAAACAAAAAACGTGTGgcagaagatgaggaagagatgGAGAGATCTGAACTTGAGAAGGTGGATGTCATATTGGGTGCCCTCCTTGGCCACCGGTCACACAAAAGCCTCGAGTTTAAGCAAGTTGAAGCACAGAAGCAATTGGAAACATTGGAGTTGAGCATCAGGGATCTTGAGGATGGATTGGAATGTGTCTTCAGGAGTTTAATCAAAACCAGGGTCACCCTCCTCAACATCCTCAACCACTAG
- the LOC122084412 gene encoding uncharacterized protein LOC122084412, producing the protein MAPSPFHPKASRHARSISLPSRSHPLTLQVEEQLNRLRASEVPSSSSIFYNLGDLKDLFESVNDLLHLPLTQQTLAQERGEKWVDELLDGSLRSLDVCSTARDGLSQMKECVTVLQSSLRRIRVESGLATAVEAYNMCRKKVTKMISKCLGDLKKVKKQRAFSSLLDKNRDIVAIVSVLREVEAITLSIFESLLSFLSGPKAMSRPNGWSFGFKLINKNSGACDRKEMERCGFEKVDVTLGTLLGHKTHRDLEFRHVEAQTQLETMESSIRDLENGLECIFRSLINTRVILLNILNQ; encoded by the coding sequence ATGGCTCCCTCTCCTTTCCATCCTAAAGCTTCACGTCATGCTCGTTCCATCAGTTTGCCATCCAGATCTCATCCTCTTACTCTTCAAGTTGAGGAGCAGTTGAACAGGTTAAGGGCTTCAGAAGTCccgtcatcatcatcaatatttTACAACTTGGGTGACCTCAAAGATTTATTTGAAAGCGTCAATGACTTGCTTCATTTGCCACTGACCCAACAAACATTAGCCCAAGAACGAGGAGAGAAATGGGTTGATGAGTTGTTGGATGGATCTCTCAGGTCACTGGATGTGTGCAGTACAGCAAGGGATGGTCTTTCACAGATGAAAGAATGTGTGACAGTGCTTCAATCTTCCCTCCGTAGAATAAGAGTGGAATCTGGTCTAGCAACCGCAGTTGAAGCATATAACATGTGCAGAAAGAAGGTGACTAAGATGATCAGCAAGTGCCTCGGAGATctaaagaaagtaaagaagcagCGTGCATTTTCCTCTCTCTTGGACAAAAACCGCGACATTGTTGCCATAGTTAGCGTGCTAAGAGAAGTGGAAGCAATCACCCTCTCCATTTTCGAGTCCCTGCTGTCATTCTTATCTGGACCAAAGGCAATGTCAAGGCCTAATGGTTGGTCTTTCGGCTTCAAATTGATAAATAAGAATTCTGGGGCTTGTGATAGgaaagagatggagagatgTGGATTTGAGAAGGTGGATGTCACACTAGGCACCCTCCTCGGCCACAAGACACACAGGGACCTTGAGTTCAGGCATGTTGAAGCACAGACGCAATTGGAGACAATGGAGTCGAGCATCCGggatcttgagaatggattggAATGCATTTTCAGGAGTTTGATCAATACCAGAGTCATCCTCCTCAATATCCTCAACCAATAG
- the LOC122084413 gene encoding uncharacterized protein LOC122084413, protein MAPSPMHPKASRHTRSVSLPSRSHPLTLQVERQLHRLRASEANSSSMCYNFGGLEDLYDGINDLLHLPLTQQKLAQEQGEKWVDEVLDGSLRSLDVCGTAQDVLSQMKECVTELQSSLRRRRGESGLANAVEAYNMSRKKVTNIISKSLGDLRKVQKQRAFSSLLDKNHDVVAMVSVLREVEAITLSMFESLLSFVSGPKAMLRSNGWSIVSKLINKKCVAEADDEMERCELAMVDVTLGAFLGHKINRDFELRHVEAQKRLETLELSIRDLEDGMECVFRSLIKTRVTLLNILSQ, encoded by the coding sequence atggcTCCCTCTCCAATGCATCCTAAAGCTTCACGCCATACTCGTTCCGTCAGTTTGCCCTCCAGATCTCATCCTCTGACTCTTCAAGTTGAGAGGCAATTACACAGGCTAAGGGCTTCAGAAGCCAACTCGTCATCAATGTGCTACAACTTTGGTGGCCTCGAAGATTTATATGATGGCATTAATGATTTACTTCATTTGCCATTGACCCAACAAAAATTAGCCCAAGAACAAGGAGAGAAATGGGTTGATGAGGTGTTGGATGGATCTCTCAGGTCACTGGATGTGTGTGGTACAGCACAGGATGTTCTTTCACAGATGAAAGAATGTGTGACAGAGCTCCAATCTTCCCTCCGTAGAAGAAGAGGGGAATCTGGTCTAGCAAACGCAGTTGAAGCATACAACATGTCCAGAAAGAAGGTGACTAACATCATCAGCAAGAGCCTCGGAGATCTAAGGAAAGTACAGAAGCAGCGTGCATTTTCCTCTCTCTTGGACAAAAACCATGATGTAGTTGCCATGGTTAGTGTGCTAAGAGAAGTAGAAGCAATCACCCTCTCCATGTTCGAGTCCTTGCTGTCGTTCGTATCTGGGCCAAAGGCGATGTTGAGGTCTAATGGTTGGTCTATTGTTTCCAAATTGATTAACAAGAAATGTGTGGCAGAAGCTGATGACGAGATGGAGAGATGTGAACTTGCAATGGTGGATGTCACATTAGGCGCCTTCCTTGGCCACAAGATAAACAGAGACTTTGAGTTGAGGCATGTTGAAGCACAGAAGCGATTGGAGACATTGGAGTTGAGCATCCGGGATCTTGAAGATGGAATGGAATGTGTCTTCCGGAGTTTGATCAAAACCAGGGTCACCCTCCTAAACATCCTCAGCCAGTAG
- the LOC122083330 gene encoding ATP-dependent zinc metalloprotease FTSH, chloroplastic, whose translation MASTSSSANALLPSTFMGTRIHLSPRNTRPYLPLSSFSNRRKLLITRSLLQGKPNSNSKNFMNIPSQAALAAVIFTSISPSIPPALAIDNNINNPSFSSSSSPPPVLEVEATKPNSSPSSPFSQNLILTAPKPQTQSTSDIPDGSQWRYSEFLNAVKKGKVERVRFSKDGSTLQLSAVDGRRATVTVPNDPDLIDILAMNGVDISVSEGDSGNGLFNFIGNLLFPFLAFAGLFFLFRRAQGGPGGPGGLGGPMDFGRSKSKFQEVPETGVTFADVAGADQAKLELQEVVDFLKNPDKYTALGAKIPKGCLLVGPPGTGKTLLARAVAGEAGVPFFSCAASEFVELFVGVGASRVRDLFEKAKSKAPCIVFIDEIDAVGRQRGAGLGGGNDEREQTINQLLTEMDGFSGNSGVIVLAATNRPDVLDAALLRPGRFDRQVTVDRPDVAGRVKILQVHSRGKALAKDVDFDKIARRTPGFTGADLQNLMNEAAILAARRDLKEISKDEISDALERIIAGPEKKNAVVSEEKKKLVAYHEAGHALVGALMPEYDPVAKISIIPRGQAGGLTFFAPSEERLESGLYSRSYLENQMAVALGGRVAEEVIFGEENVTTGASNDFMQVSRVARQMVERFGFSKKIGQVAIGGPGGNPFLGQQMSSQKDYSMATADVVDAEVRELVEKAYSRAKQIVTTHIDILHELAQLLIEKESVDGEEFMSLFIDGKAELYVA comes from the exons ATGGCTTCAACGAGCAGCAGCGCTAACGCCCTCCTGCCCTCGACTTTCATGGGTACTCGAATCCATCTCTCCCCAAGAAACACCAGACCATACTTACCGCTGTCTTCCTTTTCTAATAGAAGAAAGCTTCTGATCACTCGAAGCCTCCTTCAAGGGAAacccaattccaattccaagaatTTTATGAACATACCCTCCCAGGCTGCTCTTGCTGCCGTAATTTTCACTTCAATTTCGCCAAGCATTCCTCCCGCTCTCGCTATTGATAATAACATCAAcaacccttctttttcttcttcttcgtctcctCCACCGGTACTGGAAGTTGAAGCCACAAAACCTAACTCCTCCCCATCGTCTCCCTTCTCTCAGAACCTTATCCTCACTGCCCCAAAACCTCAAACCCAGTCAACCTCTGATATCCCCGATGGTAGTCAATGGCGATACAGCGAGTTCCTGAATGCGGTCAAGAAGGGCAAAGTCGAACGTGTGCGTTTCAGCAAAGATGGAAGTACCCTCCAGCTCTCCGCCGTTGACGGCCGCCGTGCTACCGTCACCGTCCCCAATGACCCTGACCTCATCGACATCCTTGCCATGAACGGAGTCGACATTTCCGTATCTGAGGGGGACTCTGGCAATGGCCTCTTCAATTTCATTGGGAATCTGTTGTTCCCCTTCCTCGCTTTTGCTGGGTTGTTCTTCCTGTTCCGCAGAGCCCAGGGAGGCCCTGGTGGACCTGGCGGGCTTGGCGGTCCCATGGATTTTGGTCGTTCCAAATCCAAATTCCAGGAGGTTCCTGAGACTGGAGTAACTTTCGCCGATGTCGCAGGTGCCGACCAGGCGAAACTGGAATTGCAAGAGGTAGTCGATTTCTTGAAGAATCCAGACAAGTACACCGCTCTCGGAGCCAAAATCCCCAAAGGTTGCCTCTTGGTGGGACCTCCTGGGACCGGAAAGACACTCTTGGCCAGGGCCGTTGCTGGAGAAGCTGGGGTACCCTTCTTCTCGTGTGCGGCATCGGAGTTCGTGGAGCTATTTGTGGGTGTTGGGGCGTCGAGGGTTCGGGATCTGTTCGAGAAGGCAAAGTCGAAAGCTCCCTGCATTGTATTTATCGATGAGATCGACGCAGTGGGCAGGCAGCGTGGGGCTGGGCTCGGTGGTGGGAACGATGAGAGGGAGCAGACCATTAACCAGCTGTTGACGGAGATGGACGGCTTCTCCGGCAACAGCGGTGTAATCGTGCTTGCTGCGACCAACAGGCCTGACGTTCTTGATGCAGCTTTGCTAAGGCCTGGAAGGTTCGATCGCCAGGTCACCGTGGACAGACCTGATGTGGCCGGTAGAGTTAAGATCCTTCAG GTGCACTCCAGAGGAAAGGCACTTGCAAAAGATGTGGATTTTGACAAGATTGCAAGAAGGACCCCTGGTTTTACTGGAGCAGACTTGCAAAACCTTATGAATGAAGCTGCCATTCTCGCAGCTAGGCGTGACCTCAAGGAAATAAGCAAAGATGAGATATCAGATGCTCTGGAAAGAATAATTGCTGGGCCTGAGAAGAAAAATGCAGTAGTctcagaagagaaaaagaaattggTCGCTTATCATG AGGCGGGGCATGCTCTTGTTGGTGCACTTATGCCTGAGTACGATCCAGTCGCCAAGATCTCCATCATCCCCCGTGGCCAAGCTGGAGGACTTACCTTTTTCGCTCCAAGTGAAGAGAGGCTCGAGTCAGGACTGTACAGCCGAAGCTACCTGGAGAATCAGATGGCTGTTGCACTAGGTGGAAG GGTGGCCGAAGAGGTCATATTTGGGGAAGAGAATGTTACAACTGGAGCATCAAACGATTTCATGCAGGTTTCAAGGGTGGCAAGGCAGATGGTTGAAAGATTTGGATTCAGCAAAAAGATTGGCCAGGTTGCCATTGGTGGACCTGGTGGTAATCCCTTCCTTGGTCAGCAG ATGTCTTCCCAAAAGGACTACTCCATGGCGACTGCAGATGTGGTGGACGCAGAAGTGAGAGAATTGGTGGAGAAGGCATATTCAAGGGCCAAGCAGATCGTCACAACCCACATTGACATCCTTCACGAGCTTGCGCAGCTTCTCATAGAGAAGGAAAGTGTGGATGGGGAAGAGTTCATGAGCCTATTTATTGATGGCAAAGCTGAGTTATACGTTGCTTAA